The following are encoded together in the Phaseolus vulgaris cultivar G19833 chromosome 9, P. vulgaris v2.0, whole genome shotgun sequence genome:
- the LOC137822377 gene encoding uncharacterized protein, which yields MDTQDSYMGISGEIDVWDGLDDVDMEQSITYNALDNEDMTHKCSEAFTTNEVFCDRDELLEWARSVGYSYGFVIVILRSDTWTDQRGRMTFVLLGCERGGKYRWYKKDVDISGTGSRKCECPFRLRGKPIKGGQEWLVELICGSHNHDLAETMVGHPYAGRLNVEEKVMVEDMTKTSVKARNILLTMK from the exons ATGGATACACAGGACTCATACATGGGAATTTCAGGAGAGATTGATGTATGGGATGGATTAGACGATGTTGATATGGAACAGTCAATAACTTACAATGCGTTAGATAATGAAGATATGACACATAAGTGTAGTGAGGCATTTACTACAAATGAG GTATTTTGTGATCGAGATGAGCTGTTAGAGTGGGCGAGAAGTGTTGGTTATAGTTATGgatttgttattgttatattaagGTCGGATACATGGACGGATCAACGAGGAAGGATGACATTCGTATTATTAGGTTGTGAGAGAGGAGGTAAATACAGGTGGTATAAAAAGGACGTAGATATAAGTGGAACGGGAAGTAGGAAGTGTGAGTGTCCTTTCAGATTGCGAGGCAAACCAATCAAAGGTGGTCAAGAGTGGCTGGTTGAATTAATTTGTGGATCTCACAATCATGATTTGGCAGAGACAATGGTAGGTCATCCGTATGCTGGAAGGTTAAATGTAGAGGAAAAGGTTATGGTGGAGGATATGACTAAAACTTCAGTGAAGGcaagaaatattttactaacaatgaaatag
- the LOC137822376 gene encoding uncharacterized protein, producing the protein MLVHPREAWDQVMQAWGLVDCDIVEAFEDRVNALQVVCSPWPIFVDYVMDTWLRPHKEKFVKAWIDKVMHLGNTTSNKVKAAHWSLKRILQKSMGDLCFCWDSINKMIILQHNAIKASFQKSLHVVRHRFKVTTYKKLLGFVSKYALNLISEELDRVKLVGFDKSQCGCTLTCTHGLPCACQLDSFGVGSIPLKSVHVMWTRLSFEDIAGEQCSSELSIDKEFEVIAKRFKELDVAGKVNIKTKLQEIAFPKKTSINAPHAKVKTKGAIKMARPTKFMKSTK; encoded by the coding sequence atgttggtGCATCCAAGGGAGGCTTGGGATCAAGTTATGCAAGCTTGGGGACTTGTGGATTGTGATATTGTTGAGGCCTTTGAAGATCGTGTCAACGCTCTTCAAGTTGTCTGTTCTCCATGGCCTATATTTGTTGATTATGTGATGGATACATGGTTACGTCCACACAAAGAAAAATTTGTGAAAGCATGGATAGATAAGGTAATGCACTTAGGAAACACAACAAGTAACAAGGTTAAGGCGGCACACTGGAGCCTAAAGAGAATTCTTCAAAAATCTATGGGGGATTTATGTTTCTGTTGGGATTCGATCAATAAGATGATTATTTTACAACATAATGCAATCAAAGCTTCATTTCAAAAGAGTCTTCATGTGGTGAGACATCGGTTTAAGGTTACAACTTACAAAAAATTGTTAGGTTTTGTGTCAAAATATGCTTTGAACCTTATTTCCGAAGAGCTTGATAGAGTCAAATTAGTGGGGTTTGATAAAAGTCAGTGTGGATGTACTCTTACATGTACTCATGGTCTTCCGTGTGCGTGTCAATTGGATTCATTTGGTGTGGGTAGCATACCACTTAAATCAGTACATGTCATGTGGACTCGATTAAGCTTTGAAGATATTGCAGGTGAACAATGTTCATCTGAGTTGTCAATTGACAAAGAGTTTGAGGTGATCGCGAAGCGGTTCAAAGAGTTGGATGTTGCAGGTAAGGTTAACATTAAAACTAAATTGCAAGAGATAGCCTTTCCAAAGAAGACATCTATTAACGCACCACATGCTAAGGTGAAAACAAAAGGTGCTATAAAGATGGCTCGTCCTACGAAATTCATGAAATCAACTAAGTGA
- the LOC137822375 gene encoding uncharacterized protein, with protein sequence MEGHLPQILPPKFIPFFDQFPVGYHPYILDVVDVKVDGHCGYRAIAAELGMGEESWAGTYKWMTIPDMGYVIANQYDVILVKLKAGYPIPPTDILWASHCYPTAQSWSTYYTSRMQGLVANEVLEEYKRKRKSCVFFKVDYEKAYDSVSWDFLYYMLERLGFCVQWICWIKGCLESASVSVLVNGSPTREFIPRKGLRQGDPLAPFLFLIVAEGLTGVSRMAEEKSLIDSLVVGKANVKVNMLQYVDDTLFFCEANTKSVFNIKAILLCFELASGLKVNFLKSRIGGLGLSQSLLQHFAAILNCKVMVTPFVYLGLPVGGSHKRGPFWSEVLERVQGKLSRWRGRCLSLAGRICLIKSVLSSIPLFFMSLFKLPSVVAEKLVRLQRNFLWGWGSDGRKIAWVSWKKVCEPRDYGGLGVIDLRKFNLALLGKWIWRLGTDKGGLWKEILVSKYGGWRNLREVGKIRKGSLWWKDLMEVWASEGWGRSFEDGFQWDVGDGKGISFWEDSWLSCGALKVVFPRLFSLSLAKDAKVAELGNWIDGVWVWHFVWRRSFFEWEKPLEEQLVQLLQGAKLELGKEDCWFWKAGGFKTFTVNSAYVQVRKDTVGEVPPVYSKLWRCKALPSALFTAWRVIENKVATRFRLSQASDSVNDVWGAIWVGVVSEHILACAIVSNFQASNNEIHSNGRSSLCLSYGQNRIEAGVNASNCDQQQLKYLFLHRTSYIKVGLQNTVVAYVSSL encoded by the exons ATGGAAGGACACTTACCACAAATTCTACCACCAAAATTCATTCCTTTCTTTGATCAGTTCCCTGTTGGGTATCATCCATACATTCTTGATGTTGTGGACGTTAAGGTTGATGGTCATTGTGGGTACCGTGCTATTGCTGCCGAATTGGGAATGGGAGAGGAGTCATGG GCAGGAACATATAAGTGGATGACAATTCCAGACATGGGATACGTTATTGCTAATCAGTACGATGTTATTTTG GTGAAGTTGAAAGCTGGTTATCCTATTCCACCTACAGATATATTGTGGGCATCACATTGTTATCCTACAGCCCAATCTTGGTCAACATACTACACTAGCCGGATGCAA ggtttagtggCTAATGAGGTGTTGGAAGaatataaaaggaaaaggaagagTTGTGTTTTCTTCAAAGTTGACTACGAGAAGGCATATGACTCGGTAAGTTGGGATTTTCTTTATTATATGCTTGAAAGGCTGGGCTTTTGTGTCCAATGGATTTGCTGGATAAAAGGTTGCCTAGAATCTGCTTCAGTCTCTGTGCTTGTGAACGGTAGCCCAACTAGGGAGTTTATTCCTAGGAAGGGACTTCGTCAAGGCGACCCGCTTGCcccatttctttttcttatagTTGCGGAAGGATTGACTGGGGTTTCTAGGATGGCAGAAGAGAAGAGTTTGATTGACAGTTTGGTGGTTGGCAAGGCTAATGTGAAAGTAAATATGTTACAATATGTTGACGACACCTTATTCTTTTGTGAAGCTAATACAAAAAGTGTATTCAATATTAAAGCGATTCTACTTTGCTTCGAGCTCGCCTCTGGGCTTAAGGTGAATTTTTTGAAAAGTAGAATTGGCGGGTTGGGGTTGAGTCAGAGCTTGCTTCAACATTTTGCGGCTATTCTTAATTGTAAAGTGATGGTGACCCCGTTTGTTTATTTAGGATTGCCGGTAGGAGGAAGTCACAAGCGTGGTCCTTTTTGGAGCGAGGTGTTAGAGAGAGTTCAGGGTAAACTTTCAAGGTGGAGAGGTAGGTGTTTATCTTTGGCTGGGAGGATTTGTTTGATAAAGTCTGTTCTGTCCTCAATTCCGCTATTTTTTATGTCACTATTCAAGTTACCGTCTGTGGTGGCAGAGAAGCTAGTTCGGCTACAAAGGAATTTCCTTTGGGGGTGGGGTTCTGATGGTAGGAAGATCGCTTGGGTCTCCTGGAAAAAAGTTTGTGAGCCTCGTGATTATGGGGGTCTTGGTGTTATTGACCTTAGGAAGTTTAATCTGGCTTTGTTAGGTAAGTGGATTTGGAGGTTGGGTACGGATAAAGGAGGTTTGTGGAAAGAAATCCTTGTTTCTAAATATGGTGGTTGGAGAAATTTGAGAGAGGTGGGTAAAATCAGAAAGGGTTCcctttggtggaaagatttgatgGAGGTGTGGGCTTCGGAGGGTTGGGGaagaagttttgaagatggtTTTCAGTGGGATGTTGGTGATGGGAAGGGTATCTCTTTCTGGGAGGACAGTTGGCTGAGTTGTGGAGCTTTGAAGGTCGTTTTCCCGAGACTGTTTTCCCTTAGTTTGGCTAAAGATGCAAAGGTGGCTGAGCTTGGGAATTGGATTGATGGTGTTTGGGTGTGGCACTTTGTTTGGCGTAGATCCTTTTTCGAATGGGAGAAGCCTCTGGAGGAGCAGTTGGTTCAGCTGTTGCAAGGGGCAAAGTTGGAACTGGGGAAGGAAGATTGTTGGTTTTGGAAGGCTGGGGGGTTCAAAACTTTTACGGTTAACTCAGCCTATGTTCAAGTTAGGAAGGATACAGTTGGGGAGGTCCCTCCAGTTTACAGTAAGTTGTGGAGGTGCAAAGCCTTGCCTTCTGCTTTGTTCACAGCTTGGAGGGTGATAGAGAATAAGGTTGCTACTAGG TTCAGGTTAAGTCAGGCTTCAGATTCGGTTAATGACGTTTGGGGTGCAATTTGGGTTGGAGTTGTGAGTG AACACATTCTAGCATGTGCAATTGTGTCCAATTTCCAAGCCTCAAATAACGAAATCCACTCGAATGGACGTTCTTCCCTGTGCTTGTCATATGGACAAAACCGAATTGAAGCTGGTGTCAATGCATCTAATTGTGATCAACAACAATTGAAGTACCTTTTCCTGCATCGTACATCCTACATCAAGGTTGGTCTTCAGAATACAGTGGTTGCATACGTCTCATCCCTATAG